A window of Komagataella phaffii GS115 chromosome 1, complete sequence contains these coding sequences:
- a CDS encoding Integral membrane protein required for ER to Golgi transport yields MFGLGILFYTVLFLVNAIAILSEDRFLNRIGWGSYAPASTPQASFQTTTFDNYNANPEVSMKTKIVTLISATRTLLRLPLIAINSVVIIYELVLG; encoded by the coding sequence ATGTTTGGACTAGGGATATTATTTTACACAGTTCTATTCCTTGTGAATGCCATAGCGATCTTATCAGAAGACAGATTTCTAAATCGAATTGGATGGGGCTCATATGCCCCAGCAAGTACTCCGCAAGCTAGCTTCCAAACCACTACATTTGACAACTACAACGCCAACCCAGAAGTTTCTATGAAAACGAAAATTGTAACATTAATAAGTGCTACAAGAACTTTGCTTAGACTGCCATTAATTGCTATCAACAGCGTAGTCATAATCTACGAATTGGTGCTAGGATAG
- a CDS encoding Mitotic exit network regulator, forms GTPase-activating Bfa1p-Bub2p complex, translated as MESQLRTKPSMGFKKGRKKDPVEKFITSNQVIVKTGLSQLRYMILAEGLTTHSDLESCPYRCYVWSILLQVPPTESEFYIELVSQGRSQSFDKILNDAHRTLKGDPNYESKVTPTILARTLNCYALMTEIKNENVSRGSKRNSRAYLSSPYIQGMNILMAPFLYVCKTEPQAFLLFDKMINGHMPLYVLPNLEGAHTGVRMVDLCLQIVDPKLHSYLSKKMLKTEIYAFPSVLTLSACTPPLSEVLELWDFLFSYGIHLNVLFIVAQLVLIRSELMKISNPMTLLREFPKLESKKIIKLGISFIEKIPKDVYMLLVKHTHDPTISEQLDAYYR; from the coding sequence ATGGAATCGCAACTTAGGACGAAACCTTCAATGGGTTTCAAAAAgggaaggaaaaaagacCCGGTAGAAAAGTTCATCACAAGTAATCAAGTCATAGTCAAAACTGGTCTGTCACAGCTACGGTACATGATCCTTGCAGAAGGTCTTACAACACATTCAGACTTGGAGAGCTGCCCGTATCGGTGTTACGTATGGTCCATTTTACTACAAGTTCCTCCAACTGAAAGTGAATTCTATATTGAACTGGTTTCTCAGGGAAGATCTCAAAGTTTCGATAAGATACTTAACGATGCTCATagaactttgaaaggtGATCCCAATTACGAAAGCAAAGTGACACCCACCATACTTGCAAGAACACTAAATTGCTATGCCCTGATGACAGAGATAAAGAACGAGAATGTATCTAGGGGTAGTAAGAGAAATAGCAGGGCCTATTTATCGTCCCCTTATATTCAAGGTATGAATATCTTGATGGCACCTTTCTTATACGTTTGCAAGACAGAACCTCAGGCATTTTTACTGTTTGATAAAATGATAAATGGACATATGCCACTCTACGTGCTTCCGAACCTTGAAGGAGCTCATACTGGTGTCCGTATGGTTGACTTGTGTCTTCAAATTGTGGACCCGAAACTGCATTCGTACCTAAGCAAGAAAATGCTTAAAACAGAAATTTACGCCTTTCCCTCAGTGTTGACCTTATCAGCATGCACGCCTCCCTTGAGTGAAGTGTTAGAATTGTGGGACTTTTTATTCTCTTACGGAATTCATTTGAATGTATTGTTCATTGTTGCTCAGTTAGTTTTAATACGGTCAGAACTGATGAAAATTTCGAACCCAATGACATTACTACGAGAATTCCCTAAACTAGAATCCAAGAAGATCATAAAACTTGGTATTagtttcattgaaaagattccCAAAGACGTATACATGCTTCTAGTTAAACATACACATGACCCTACAATAAGCGAACAATTAGATGCATATTACCGTTGA
- a CDS encoding Molecular chaperone of the endoplasmic reticulum lumen, producing the protein MRTQKIVTVLCLLLNTVLGALLGIDYGQEFTKAVLVAPGVPFEVILTPDSKRKDNSMMAIKENSKGEIERYYGSSASSVCIRNPETCLNHLKSLIGVSIDDVSTIDYKKYHSGAEMVPSKNNRNTVAFKLGSSVYPVEEILAMSLDDIKSRAEDHLKHAVPGSYSVISDAVITVPTFFTQSQRLALKDAAEISGLKVVGLVDDGISVAVNYASSRQFNGDKQYHMIYDMGAGSLQATLVSISSSDDGGIVIDVEAIAYDKSLGGQLFTQSVYDILLQKFLSEHPSFSESDFNKNSKSMSKLWQAAEKAKTILSANTDTRVSVESLYNDIDFRATIARDEFEDYNAEHVHRITAPIIEALSHPLNGNLTSPFPLTSLSSVILTGGSTRVPMVKKHLESLLGSELIAKNVNADESAVFGSTLRGVTLSQMFKAKQMTVNERSVYDYCLKVGSSEINVFPVGTPLATKKVVELENVDSENQLTIGLYENGQLFASHEVTDLKKSIKSLTQEGKECSNINYEATVELSESRLLSLTRLQAKCADEAEYLPPVDTESEDTKSENSTTSETIEKPNKKLFYPVTIPTQLKSVHVKPMGSSTKVSSSLKIKELNKKDAVKRSIEELKNQLESKLYRVRSYLEDEEVVEKGPASQVEALSTLVAENLEWLDYDSDDASAKDIREKLNSVSDSVAFIKSYIDLNDVTFDNNLFTTIYNTTLNSMQNVQELMLNMSEDALSLMQQYEKEGLDFAKESQKIKIKSPPLSDKELDNLFNTVTEKLEHVRMLTEKDTISDLPREELFKLYQELQNYSSRFEAIMASLEDVHSQRINRLTDKLRKHIERVSNEALKAALKEAKRQQEEEKSHEQNEGEEQSSASTSHTNEDIEEPSESPKVQTSHDEL; encoded by the coding sequence ATGAGAACACAAAAGATAGTAACAGTACTTTGTTTGCTACTAAATACTGTGCTTGGAGCTCTGTTGGGCATCGATTATGGTCAAGAGTTTACTAAGGCTGTCCTAGTGGCTCCTGGTGTCCCTTTTGAAGTTATCTTGACTCCAGACTCCAAACGTAAAGATAATTCAATGATGGCCATCAAGGAAAATTCCAAAGGTGAAATTGAGAGATATTATGGATCCTCAGCTAGTTCTGTTTGTATCAGAAACCCTGAAACTTGCTTGAATCATCTGAAGTCATTGATAGGtgtttcaattgatgaCGTTTCAACTATAGATTACAAGAAGTACCATTCAGGTGCTGAGATGGTTCCATCCAAAAATAACAGGAACACGGTTGCCTTTAAGTTGGGCTCTTCTGTATATCCTGTAGAAGAGATACTTGCTATGAGTTTAGATGACATTAAATCTAGAGCTGAAGATCATTTAAAACACGCGGTGCCAGGTTCCTATTCAGTTATCAGTGATGCTGTCATCACAGTACCCACTTTTTTTACCCAATCGCAAAGACTGGCCTTGAAAGATGCTGCCGAAATTAGTGGCTTAAAAGTCGTTGGCTTGGTTGATGACGGTATATCTGTGGCCGTTAACTATGCCTCTTCAAGGCAGTTCAATGGAGACAAACAATATCATATGATCTATGACATGGGGGCTGGTTCTTTACAGGCGACTTTGGTTTCTATATCTTCCAGTGATGATGGTGGAATTGTTATTGATGTAGAGGCTATTGCCTATGACAAGTCGCTGGGAGGCCAGTTGTTCACACAATCTGTTTATGACATCCTTTTGCAGAAGTTCTTGTCTGAGCATCCTTCCTTTAGCGAGTCCGACTTCAACAAGAATAGTAAATCTATGTCAAAACTTTGGCAAGCGGCTGAAAAGGCAAAGACAATTTTGAGTGCAAACACTGACACAAGAGTTTCCGTTGAATCCTTATACAATGACATTGACTTTAGAGCCACAATAGCAAGAGACGAATTCGAAGATTACAATGCAGAGCATGTTCATAGGATCACTGCTCCTATCATCGAGGCCTTAAGTCATCCATTGAATGGGAATCTGACGTCACCTTTTCCACTGACCAGTTTAAGTTCAGTAATTCTCACAGGCGGGTCAACAAGAGTGCCGATGGTGAAAAAGCACCTAGAATCTTTGCTAGGATCTGAATTGATTGCAAAGAATGTTAACGCTGATGAGTCAGCCGTTTTTGGTTCTACTCTCCGTGGTGTAACTTTATCGCAAATGTTCAAAGCGAAACAGATGACCGTAAATGAAAGAAGTGTATATGACTATTGCCTAAaagttggttcttcagaGATAAACGTGTTCCCAGTTGGCACCCCTCTTGCTACTAAGAAAGTGGTCGAGCTGGAAAATGTAGACAGTGAGAACCAGCTCACGATTGGGCTCTACGAGAACGGACAATTGTTTGCCAGTCATGAGGTTACAGACCTCAAGAAGAGTATCAAATCTCTAACTCAAGAAGGTAAAGAGTGTTCTAATATTAATTACGAGGCTACAGTCGAGTTATCTGAGAGCAGATTGCTTTCTTTAACTCGTCTGCAGGCCAAATGTGCTGACGAGGCTGAATATTTACCTCCTGTGGACACAGAGTCTGAAGACACTAAATCTGAAAACTCAACTACTAGTGAGACTATTGAAAAACCAAACAAGAAGCTATTCTATCCTGTGACTATACCTACTCAACTGAAATCCGTTCACGTGAAACCAATGGGGTCCTCTACCAAGgtatcttcatctttgaaaatcaagGAGTTGAACAAGAAGGATGCTGTAAAGAGATCGAtcgaagaattgaagaatcagcTGGAATCGAAATTATACCGCGTGCGCTCGTATTTAGAGGATGAGGAAGTGGTTGAAAAAGGGCCAGCATCACAAGTTGAGGCTTTGTCAACACTGGTTGCTGAGAATCTTGAGTGGTTGGACTATGATAGCGACGATGCATCAGCAAAAGATATCAGGGAAAAACTAAATTCTGTGTCAGATAGTGTTGCCTTCATCAAGAGCTACATTGATCTGAACGATGTCACTTTTGATAATAATCTTTTCACTACGATTTACAACACTACTTTAAACTCCATGcaaaatgttcaagaaCTAATGTTAAACATGAGTGAGGATGCTCTGAGTTTAATGCAGCAGTATGAGAAGGAAGGTTTAGACTTCGCCAAAGAAAgtcaaaagatcaaaataAAATCTCCTCCTTTATCAGACAAAGAGCTTGATAATCTCTTTAACACTGTTACCGAAAAGTTAGAGCATGTCAGAATGTTGACTGAAAAGGACACTATAAGTGATTTGCCTAGAGAGGAGCTTTTTAAGCTGTATCAAGAATTGCAGAACTACTCTTCCCGATTTGAAGCAATCATGGCcagtttggaagatgtaCACTCTCAAAGAATCAACCGTTTGACAGACAAGTTACGCAAACATATTGAAAGGGTGAGCAATGAAGCATTGAAGGCAGCTCTCAAGGAAGCTAAACGTCAACAAGAGGAGGAAAAAAGCCACGAGCAGAATGAGGGAGAAGAGCAAAGTTCTGCTTCCACTTCTCACACTAATGAAGATATAGAGGAACCATCAGAATCGCCTAAGGTTCAAACATCCCATGATGAGTTGTAG